One genomic segment of Leptospira wolbachii serovar Codice str. CDC includes these proteins:
- a CDS encoding SRPBCC family protein, with amino-acid sequence MRETKSVFTFDEPIEKLWSGVTVYEVLVHWLADEVRGRPKVGGDFSWTWKLGLEGDFTTHGIYKKIEPLKELVMEWKDHPADPAGTIYLQLLFESLGSNQSQLTIVNGGFPDGDGSDVWIDGAKEAWDGQAIHLKDFLKQNPDITKFFKKT; translated from the coding sequence ATGAGAGAAACGAAGTCTGTATTTACCTTTGATGAACCAATAGAAAAATTGTGGTCGGGTGTTACCGTCTATGAAGTGTTAGTCCATTGGTTGGCGGATGAGGTAAGAGGAAGGCCGAAGGTTGGTGGAGATTTCTCATGGACATGGAAATTGGGACTTGAAGGTGATTTTACTACTCACGGAATCTATAAAAAAATTGAACCATTAAAAGAATTGGTTATGGAGTGGAAAGACCATCCTGCAGACCCTGCTGGAACAATCTATTTGCAATTATTATTTGAATCTTTGGGTTCAAATCAATCCCAACTAACTATAGTTAATGGAGGATTCCCGGATGGGGATGGTTCCGATGTATGGATTGATGGGGCAAAAGAGGCATGGGATGGACAGGCGATTCACTTAAAAGACTTTCTAAAACAGAATCCGGATATCACAAAATTTTTTAAAAAGACTTGA
- a CDS encoding NAD-dependent epimerase/dehydratase family protein, with protein sequence MANKVLVTGGCGFLGSHVCELFRKEGWDVVSFDNMTKYELKRTGYGSDATRDYNWNYLKSIGVTMVKGDIRNLEHLMDRSADCDYIIHTAAQPAMTISWEDPELDFSTNVIGTFNVMEAARKHKIPVVNTSSIHVYGNSINDSLTEGKTSYERNPVEISVEQPTMVGQISPLHASKMSAEHYVRSYTDMYGVKAASFRFTGIYGERQFGGEDHGWVANFAIRSVFGLPLRIFGTGKQTRDILHAEDGAKSYLEFFKNPIPGVYNIGGASPHKISLLECIHLIGEILGKKQEILFEVERPGDMRYFICDIKEAKKFGFNPKILPKEGVTRLLKWIEANKDVFNIAGN encoded by the coding sequence ATGGCGAATAAAGTATTGGTAACAGGCGGATGCGGATTTTTAGGATCCCATGTTTGTGAATTATTTCGTAAAGAAGGTTGGGATGTTGTTAGTTTTGACAACATGACCAAGTATGAATTAAAAAGAACTGGATACGGTTCGGATGCAACTCGTGATTATAACTGGAATTATCTGAAATCGATTGGTGTCACTATGGTGAAAGGTGACATTCGGAACTTAGAACATTTAATGGATCGTTCGGCTGATTGTGATTATATCATTCATACGGCAGCACAACCTGCGATGACTATTTCCTGGGAAGATCCTGAGTTAGATTTTTCAACGAATGTAATCGGGACTTTTAATGTGATGGAAGCAGCTCGTAAACACAAAATCCCTGTTGTGAATACTTCTTCGATTCATGTTTATGGGAACTCCATTAACGATAGTTTAACAGAAGGTAAAACTTCTTATGAAAGAAATCCTGTTGAAATTTCTGTAGAACAACCAACTATGGTGGGCCAAATTTCTCCTCTTCATGCCTCCAAAATGAGTGCGGAACACTATGTTCGCTCTTATACGGATATGTATGGTGTAAAAGCTGCAAGTTTCCGTTTTACGGGTATTTACGGTGAACGTCAGTTTGGTGGTGAGGACCATGGTTGGGTAGCAAACTTTGCGATTCGTTCTGTGTTCGGTCTACCTCTGCGTATTTTTGGAACTGGAAAACAAACAAGAGACATCTTACATGCAGAAGACGGTGCCAAATCTTATTTAGAATTTTTTAAGAATCCGATTCCAGGTGTTTACAACATTGGTGGTGCAAGCCCTCATAAAATCTCTCTTTTAGAATGTATTCATCTGATTGGCGAAATTCTTGGCAAAAAACAAGAAATTCTTTTTGAAGTAGAAAGACCGGGTGACATGCGTTATTTTATCTGCGATATCAAAGAAGCAAAAAAATTCGGATTCAATCCAAAAATCCTACCGAAAGAAGGTGTAACTCGACTTCTTAAGTGGATTGAAGCGAACAAAGACGTATTCAATATCGCCGGAAATTAG
- a CDS encoding glycosyltransferase, with protein MSNKTLVIIPAYNEAATIEEVVRGAIVYADVSVTDDASKDATPTILANLQKEFGKRLHVIRHEKNTHIPKGIQDGMKYAADKGYDWVITMDAGLSHDAGYLKEFQTFPNCDLVIGSRTSTVNVPIYRKFISWLAAKVMNYCLSKGIFNLFGANLRDCTSGYRRYSKPMFQKIAAYPLESVAFDFHMEALSIVARNDGTIKELPIRYIFSNSSFNRKVLKLAIQFAKKLLLRKWKLIPQYP; from the coding sequence ATGTCAAATAAAACTCTGGTTATCATTCCGGCGTACAATGAAGCCGCAACCATTGAAGAAGTGGTTCGTGGTGCTATTGTGTATGCTGATGTTTCTGTAACGGACGATGCCAGTAAAGATGCCACACCGACAATATTGGCCAACCTACAGAAAGAATTTGGGAAACGACTTCATGTCATCCGGCACGAGAAAAATACTCATATCCCAAAGGGAATCCAAGATGGAATGAAGTATGCTGCGGACAAAGGATATGACTGGGTTATTACAATGGATGCCGGTTTGTCGCATGACGCAGGTTATCTAAAAGAGTTTCAAACTTTTCCCAATTGTGATTTGGTCATTGGTTCCAGAACCTCTACTGTGAATGTTCCGATCTATCGTAAGTTTATTTCCTGGCTCGCAGCCAAAGTCATGAACTATTGTTTATCAAAAGGGATTTTTAATCTTTTTGGGGCAAATTTACGAGACTGCACCAGTGGATACCGACGGTATTCGAAACCAATGTTTCAAAAAATTGCAGCGTATCCTTTGGAATCAGTTGCCTTTGATTTCCACATGGAAGCCCTTTCGATTGTTGCAAGAAACGATGGCACCATTAAAGAATTACCCATTCGTTATATTTTTTCTAATAGTAGCTTCAATCGGAAAGTGTTGAAACTGGCCATTCAATTTGCTAAAAAACTTTTGTTACGAAAATGGAAACTGATCCCACAATACCCGTAA
- a CDS encoding peptidase MA family protein, with protein sequence MHLKRLILIPIIFITSFTSYCNPLNSPKEKNDDLILLLGLYSLLGGSCLNGPDLWARDLVSQSSVCVPVDLVSSGTNVEVYKERSLSVNYDLVKFARDFDTTTYPKLIATFGTPSDVDGDGKVKILVMDIRDGATANSAYVAGYYDPINFFPDNFLSRVRSNYAEVLYMDGKELIAALTRDPNAFASTAAHEFQHLLRFPRMRAANHNDEIWINEGTSEVASDIAGYGPQNSRMDCYSGVTDSRCLDGINGVSLLDWDNSSSDILKQYSFAYVFMRYLYDSSGTTEAEKQNFFKATVIGSGAGTRANTTGNLISLFRSSANFNSTLLGSQNSEVFFRMYSLLVAQSFGLTNNLSSVEYVSADGAAPATVDLSSASGNYLLANSPSLLRIIANPVLPTVNRLSIKQGSTNFYNTATPTVPGSSRKNYGRVAAGSTKGVFFWADSPAGLNVSVKYVQTNEDATTPTIPKKPRSLKSVIEETPTTGPVPICGIEFTNDSARTFESIPVE encoded by the coding sequence ATGCATTTAAAACGACTGATCCTTATTCCTATCATCTTCATAACATCATTCACGTCGTATTGCAATCCGCTAAATTCCCCAAAAGAAAAAAATGACGATCTTATCCTTCTCCTTGGATTGTACTCATTACTCGGTGGCAGTTGTTTGAATGGACCCGATCTTTGGGCCAGGGATCTAGTATCACAAAGTAGTGTCTGTGTACCTGTGGATTTAGTCAGTTCTGGAACCAATGTTGAAGTGTATAAAGAAAGGTCCTTATCCGTTAACTACGATTTAGTAAAGTTTGCTCGCGATTTTGATACAACTACTTATCCCAAACTCATTGCAACATTTGGTACACCGAGTGATGTTGACGGTGATGGAAAAGTAAAAATTCTCGTGATGGACATCCGGGATGGAGCCACAGCAAACAGTGCTTACGTGGCAGGATATTACGATCCTATCAATTTTTTCCCCGACAATTTTTTGTCTCGCGTGCGATCTAATTATGCAGAAGTTTTGTATATGGATGGAAAAGAACTGATAGCAGCGCTCACTCGCGATCCAAATGCCTTTGCTTCTACCGCAGCTCACGAATTCCAACACCTACTTCGATTCCCAAGAATGCGTGCTGCAAATCATAACGATGAAATTTGGATCAATGAAGGCACAAGCGAAGTCGCCAGCGACATTGCAGGGTATGGACCGCAAAACAGCCGTATGGATTGTTATTCGGGTGTGACCGATTCTCGTTGTTTGGATGGCATCAATGGAGTATCACTTCTAGACTGGGATAATAGCAGTTCCGATATATTAAAACAATATTCTTTTGCTTATGTATTTATGCGCTACTTGTATGATAGTTCAGGAACCACAGAAGCGGAAAAACAAAACTTTTTTAAAGCTACTGTGATTGGTTCAGGCGCGGGGACTCGGGCAAATACAACGGGAAATTTAATCAGTTTGTTTCGATCCTCCGCGAATTTTAATTCTACCCTACTCGGCTCTCAAAATTCGGAGGTATTCTTTCGAATGTATTCCCTACTTGTGGCACAAAGTTTTGGACTTACAAACAATCTTTCTTCTGTTGAATACGTAAGTGCCGATGGAGCCGCACCCGCTACAGTCGATTTATCTTCTGCTTCTGGAAATTACCTTTTGGCAAACAGCCCTTCCCTCTTAAGAATCATTGCAAATCCAGTATTACCGACAGTCAATCGCTTATCAATCAAACAAGGCTCTACAAACTTTTACAATACAGCAACTCCAACCGTCCCGGGAAGTTCGAGAAAGAATTATGGACGAGTGGCAGCGGGGAGTACAAAGGGGGTCTTCTTTTGGGCAGATTCTCCTGCAGGACTCAATGTTAGTGTCAAGTATGTACAGACAAACGAAGATGCAACCACACCCACAATTCCCAAAAAACCTCGGTCCCTCAAATCAGTAATAGAAGAAACTCCTACTACTGGACCTGTACCCATTTGCGGAATTGAATTTACAAATGATTCGGCTCGTACTTTCGAAAGTATTCCAGTAGAATAG
- a CDS encoding PDZ domain-containing protein codes for MLSLNQKNRFTFVLLFFLTGSLFGKSIPVAMTDASILQVKVTVQYPHFIQPWRFKTPEIRQSTGIYIGDNRILIPAQAVYFYTSIEIKKPDALKVYTAELERLDPDLGLAILKFNDPNASKDLKAVSFPNEVFLPGTGLVMESKDQRTLEEKKIRMIRLDMDSYSSGYMELPYIEIQSEEKLDGVGELIVDATARIPQGILYQFKENNSGRVIPSFSIKHFIDGKNFPFKGFRFKPLIDSATRNHYGLRKDDLGVLVAEIYPGSSADGVLQLEDVLLEVSNFKIDPKGYFDHPKFGKLNVSYLFHNTNDADSHFGKKIKLKVFRNKKPATLELDLKPLPESAIRIPYGNSRFQTPKYLMLAGIIFQELSEQYLTEHGNQWRNRVSKELLYLNDFYRIKRNSNEGKIVFLSQVLPLSGNKAYHTAHQLILKTMNGTQIQSLDQLQSLVKESDSAYIRFVMTDGFEVIFKKEEIQKINTEAKQSFQIQKDSNF; via the coding sequence ATGTTGTCTTTGAATCAAAAAAATAGATTCACCTTCGTTCTTCTTTTCTTTCTAACAGGATCTCTATTTGGAAAATCCATTCCCGTTGCAATGACGGATGCCTCTATTCTCCAAGTAAAGGTAACCGTTCAGTACCCACACTTTATCCAACCTTGGAGATTCAAAACACCTGAGATTCGCCAATCAACTGGAATTTATATTGGAGATAATAGAATTCTGATCCCTGCACAGGCAGTGTATTTTTATACAAGTATTGAAATCAAAAAACCAGATGCTCTCAAAGTATACACAGCAGAATTAGAACGATTAGATCCAGACTTAGGACTCGCTATCTTAAAATTCAATGACCCCAATGCTTCTAAAGATTTAAAAGCCGTCTCTTTTCCTAACGAAGTTTTTCTACCGGGAACTGGTCTTGTTATGGAAAGCAAAGACCAAAGAACTTTGGAAGAAAAAAAAATCAGAATGATTCGTTTGGATATGGATTCCTACTCAAGCGGTTATATGGAACTTCCCTATATTGAAATTCAATCCGAAGAAAAATTGGACGGTGTGGGTGAATTGATTGTAGATGCCACGGCAAGAATTCCCCAAGGCATTTTATACCAATTCAAAGAAAACAATTCTGGCAGAGTCATTCCTTCTTTTTCCATCAAACACTTTATAGACGGAAAAAATTTCCCATTTAAAGGATTCCGTTTCAAACCACTGATAGACAGTGCCACAAGAAACCACTATGGACTCAGAAAAGATGATTTGGGAGTGCTCGTGGCTGAGATTTATCCGGGTTCTTCTGCTGATGGAGTTTTACAATTAGAGGACGTCCTACTCGAAGTTTCCAATTTCAAAATAGATCCAAAAGGATATTTCGATCACCCCAAATTTGGTAAACTGAATGTATCTTATTTATTTCATAATACCAATGATGCAGATTCTCACTTCGGGAAAAAAATCAAACTGAAAGTATTTCGCAATAAAAAGCCTGCGACTCTTGAATTAGATTTAAAACCGTTGCCGGAGTCTGCCATTCGCATTCCTTATGGAAATTCCAGATTTCAAACTCCCAAATATTTAATGTTAGCTGGCATCATTTTCCAAGAACTATCTGAACAATATTTAACAGAACATGGGAATCAGTGGAGGAACCGCGTAAGCAAAGAACTTCTTTATCTGAATGATTTCTATCGTATCAAACGAAATTCTAACGAGGGTAAAATTGTTTTTTTATCACAAGTTTTACCCCTCTCAGGGAATAAAGCCTATCATACGGCCCACCAATTGATTTTAAAAACAATGAATGGAACACAAATTCAATCTTTGGACCAATTACAGAGTTTGGTCAAAGAGTCTGATTCAGCATACATCCGTTTTGTGATGACGGATGGATTCGAAGTGATTTTTAAAAAAGAAGAAATCCAAAAAATAAATACAGAAGCAAAACAAAGTTTTCAAATTCAAAAGGATTCTAATTTTTAG
- a CDS encoding nucleotidyltransferase family protein, which produces MKKIRIGVIAAAGKGTRAYPRTSFIPKPLFVIEGKSILHRNVELMVKTFGIEKVYVLVGHLKEQIIAEIDHIRLVIPKVVIEPVDWTEKGLASDVASLEKTIHEPFLTILGDEFYYRTDHDIFLKVFKKHPQMAASIGIVKTSLLSRIRKNYSVVLENDKILNLVEKPENPPNELLGLGSYFFTPEYFEFFKKTPVSPKSGVIEITDVIDKMAKESKGGVYATMLSCEYFNINSMQDYYHAVYEVRNDLFHKFKTSLVIPTNNNERSITDVIVDFKDKFNEIIVIDNESTDETLALSKKEKVKTYTFPGDGDPTRLGEQVRRGIEYATGDIIVVVSPDGSFRSKDFPKLLEYMKDSDMVIGTRTTRQMIEQGSNLKPLYRLVNLLMGKLVEVFWWGQEPRFTDVDCQFFSVWRESYERVKPQLVVEDRKFIVELMIDIVRSHMRCIEIPVSYFKPVGQVEYRLRDMISDSFHIMKLIISKKFYLGEDRDGE; this is translated from the coding sequence TTGAAAAAGATCAGAATTGGGGTCATTGCGGCTGCCGGAAAAGGAACCCGAGCATATCCCCGAACCAGTTTCATTCCAAAACCTCTCTTCGTCATCGAAGGTAAGTCCATCCTCCACCGAAATGTGGAACTTATGGTAAAGACCTTTGGGATTGAAAAGGTCTACGTTTTGGTAGGTCATCTCAAAGAACAAATCATCGCAGAGATTGATCATATTCGTTTGGTTATCCCTAAAGTGGTGATTGAACCTGTGGATTGGACAGAGAAAGGGTTGGCTTCCGATGTGGCGAGCCTGGAAAAAACCATCCATGAACCTTTTTTAACCATCCTTGGTGATGAATTCTATTACCGAACCGATCATGATATTTTTTTAAAGGTTTTTAAAAAACATCCACAAATGGCAGCTTCCATTGGGATTGTAAAAACATCCTTACTGTCTAGAATTCGAAAAAACTATTCCGTTGTATTAGAGAATGATAAAATACTAAATTTAGTTGAAAAACCAGAGAACCCTCCCAATGAACTTTTAGGATTAGGGAGTTATTTTTTTACACCTGAGTATTTTGAGTTTTTTAAAAAAACACCCGTTTCTCCAAAATCAGGTGTAATTGAGATAACGGATGTTATTGATAAGATGGCAAAAGAGTCCAAAGGAGGGGTGTATGCAACTATGCTTAGTTGTGAATATTTCAACATTAACTCTATGCAGGATTATTATCATGCAGTTTATGAAGTAAGAAATGATTTATTCCATAAGTTTAAAACAAGTTTAGTAATCCCAACTAACAATAACGAAAGATCCATCACAGATGTGATTGTAGACTTTAAAGATAAATTTAACGAAATCATAGTCATCGATAATGAATCGACGGATGAAACTTTGGCCCTCAGTAAAAAAGAAAAGGTCAAAACTTACACTTTTCCTGGTGATGGGGATCCCACAAGATTGGGAGAACAAGTGAGAAGGGGAATTGAATACGCAACAGGTGATATCATTGTTGTGGTTTCTCCCGACGGATCTTTTAGGTCCAAAGACTTCCCTAAATTATTAGAATACATGAAAGATTCCGACATGGTGATTGGAACTCGCACCACAAGGCAGATGATCGAACAAGGATCGAACCTCAAACCACTTTACCGTTTAGTAAATTTACTGATGGGTAAATTGGTGGAGGTGTTTTGGTGGGGACAAGAACCGAGGTTTACCGATGTGGACTGCCAGTTTTTTTCTGTTTGGCGAGAGTCTTATGAACGAGTGAAACCACAGTTGGTTGTGGAAGATCGTAAGTTTATTGTAGAACTTATGATAGATATTGTTAGGTCTCATATGCGTTGTATAGAAATCCCCGTTTCCTATTTTAAACCAGTCGGACAAGTGGAATATCGGTTACGTGATATGATTTCAGATTCATTCCATATAATGAAATTGATTATTTCAAAAAAGTTTTACCTAGGAGAAGATCGCGATGGCGAATAA
- a CDS encoding DUF1574 domain-containing protein translates to MLKARFLFYPVILLLFLFLVDSIFRIPYIQTITKIDLTAVNYKAKSDFLKKLVSEKPGVNSPKTKKIMLILGSSRLLYFDHDELVSFYPDWEIYNLSSAVTTPAYYDFQLTKVLDAGIKPDLVIMETDPNQFNQNSVFKSSNLTYSFDLPYVISNFTLFGKDHVSFFLGRKLFAVGTYKPYIDQMWRNYKNPFLENAFVMHKDTYDYILSHNGNGLSPVDNYMEKDSNSLQMTSHRTLDWLFASYVRSQMQFGFYEKILNRLQAEKIKTIIVWPLSSPDFETLMEKETLVKTWEKEIDDLTGKYNFPLLKLKNDPSYTCNAFADGGHVAKDCYRSLMRSILLEYFRKYEPNHL, encoded by the coding sequence ATGCTCAAGGCACGGTTTCTTTTTTACCCGGTTATCCTTTTACTATTTTTGTTTTTGGTCGATTCTATATTTCGAATCCCCTATATTCAGACGATTACTAAGATTGATTTAACGGCAGTTAACTATAAGGCCAAATCAGATTTTTTAAAAAAGTTGGTTTCTGAAAAACCGGGGGTCAATTCTCCAAAAACAAAAAAAATCATGTTAATTTTGGGATCCTCGCGCCTTCTTTATTTTGATCATGATGAGTTAGTTTCTTTTTATCCAGATTGGGAGATTTATAATCTTTCTTCGGCAGTAACAACTCCTGCCTATTACGACTTCCAACTGACAAAGGTGTTGGATGCAGGGATCAAACCAGATTTGGTCATTATGGAAACTGATCCAAACCAATTTAACCAAAATTCGGTATTTAAAAGTTCTAACCTTACTTATAGTTTCGATCTGCCCTATGTAATTTCGAATTTTACTTTATTTGGAAAGGATCATGTTTCCTTTTTTCTTGGCCGTAAACTTTTTGCCGTAGGAACTTATAAACCTTATATCGATCAAATGTGGAGGAACTATAAAAATCCATTTTTAGAGAATGCCTTTGTCATGCATAAGGATACTTATGATTATATCTTATCTCACAACGGGAATGGGTTGTCCCCCGTAGATAATTATATGGAGAAGGATTCCAACTCCTTACAAATGACAAGCCATAGAACTTTGGATTGGTTATTTGCATCTTATGTTCGTAGTCAGATGCAGTTTGGTTTTTATGAAAAAATTTTGAACCGTTTGCAGGCGGAGAAAATAAAAACCATTATCGTATGGCCTCTTTCTTCACCAGACTTTGAAACCTTGATGGAAAAAGAAACTTTAGTGAAAACTTGGGAGAAAGAAATTGATGACCTTACAGGTAAATATAATTTCCCACTTTTAAAGTTGAAAAATGATCCATCTTACACTTGTAATGCGTTTGCCGATGGTGGTCACGTAGCAAAGGATTGTTATCGCAGTTTGATGCGATCTATTCTACTGGAATACTTTCGAAAGTACGAGCCGAATCATTTGTAA
- a CDS encoding PLU-1-like domain protein: protein MEYPELETYFQKLTDITDRIAMMNNHFDATPEIDIPQLSEFSADIQSKDWENTDREYYELFTSYFTFHVKTVEEIIQEAREILNPENREYVKKLVSHIRNSDDWFVNLKKKRKLARTQVA, encoded by the coding sequence ATGGAATATCCCGAATTGGAAACGTATTTCCAGAAATTAACTGATATAACAGACCGTATCGCAATGATGAACAATCATTTTGATGCGACACCTGAGATCGACATACCACAGTTATCTGAGTTTTCCGCTGACATTCAGTCAAAGGATTGGGAGAATACGGACAGAGAGTATTATGAACTCTTCACCAGTTATTTTACCTTCCATGTGAAGACTGTGGAAGAAATCATTCAAGAAGCACGCGAGATTCTGAATCCAGAAAATCGAGAGTATGTAAAAAAATTAGTAAGCCACATCCGTAACTCAGATGATTGGTTTGTAAATCTCAAAAAGAAACGCAAACTTGCTCGTACGCAAGTTGCTTAA
- a CDS encoding AZOBR_p60025 family cell surface glycopolymer formation protein, with protein MVQKRLLPIFLFFNSKQWLTVLSFFLIWGVSTLGYWKKYEWNPTSMVNFGYEFAMQNQAETPEKAVLFKGEAGDLGAGYDGQIFYYFSRPLSEFNLNWPKGFDESYRAPRIGYPLLIALFGLFGKTAAIFGMYFWNISLILLSYFYLRKLLNEETKPYAILYLLSPFALGSYYVLVSDTVMVSILIIAYYYYVNKNYLPFIILSSLAILTKEPALFLLFPLGLAAVFRKDWKRIIIVGSVLIIPVCWHLYLAYRFPNWRPGRLTDFILPFEGLISYMESIWRLLGSGTNWKDLARLFSRFPLVILFFLGLFLPFTGKISKGWEFRISFFLIMFMVGTAGYYHFWSVYENVSRMFTLSIPVLLLLLNEDKNIRKQEYILFTLFILLLFLVKVLLISKQLSYQVGFIGF; from the coding sequence ATGGTACAAAAACGTTTATTACCAATTTTTTTATTCTTTAATTCAAAACAGTGGCTTACCGTTTTATCTTTTTTTCTGATCTGGGGTGTTTCCACTTTAGGGTACTGGAAAAAATATGAATGGAATCCCACTTCTATGGTAAATTTTGGTTATGAATTCGCAATGCAAAATCAGGCGGAAACACCAGAAAAGGCAGTTCTATTTAAGGGAGAGGCGGGGGATTTGGGTGCAGGTTATGACGGCCAAATTTTTTATTACTTTTCGAGACCCCTTTCTGAATTCAATCTCAATTGGCCAAAAGGATTCGACGAGTCTTATCGGGCACCAAGGATCGGCTATCCGCTGTTAATTGCTTTATTTGGGTTGTTTGGAAAAACAGCTGCCATTTTTGGAATGTATTTTTGGAATATATCTCTAATACTTCTTTCCTACTTCTATTTGCGTAAGTTATTGAATGAAGAAACAAAACCATACGCCATTTTATACTTATTAAGCCCTTTTGCATTGGGAAGTTATTATGTACTTGTAAGTGATACCGTAATGGTTTCGATTCTTATCATCGCCTATTATTACTATGTAAATAAGAACTATCTTCCTTTTATAATCCTTTCCAGTTTGGCAATCCTAACTAAAGAGCCTGCTTTGTTTCTGTTATTTCCTTTGGGTCTTGCCGCGGTTTTTCGGAAAGATTGGAAACGAATTATAATCGTTGGATCGGTCCTAATTATTCCTGTTTGTTGGCATTTGTATTTGGCCTATCGTTTCCCTAATTGGAGACCGGGCCGACTAACAGACTTTATTTTACCATTTGAGGGGCTCATTTCATATATGGAATCCATTTGGAGGTTACTCGGTAGTGGTACGAATTGGAAAGACTTGGCTCGTTTATTCTCAAGGTTCCCGCTTGTCATTTTATTTTTCCTTGGATTATTTTTACCTTTCACTGGCAAAATAAGTAAGGGTTGGGAGTTTCGAATCTCTTTTTTTCTGATTATGTTTATGGTAGGAACTGCGGGGTATTACCATTTTTGGTCTGTTTATGAAAATGTATCCCGAATGTTTACTCTATCCATCCCAGTTTTATTGTTATTACTAAACGAAGACAAAAACATTCGGAAACAGGAGTATATTTTATTCACTCTCTTTATTCTCTTACTTTTTCTTGTAAAGGTTCTACTCATTTCTAAACAATTGAGTTACCAAGTAGGATTTATTGGATTCTAA
- a CDS encoding SAM-dependent methyltransferase, whose amino-acid sequence MEKSQNQSLLQDTIDSELFTELKNKSTVEQFPIYRKIFFKAMSSMKRGSLRMILPDGEQVIIGDPNASVDSKFHSALVHVKNPIFFKKSVLYGDIGFSESYLTGDWDTDSIENVISWFILNVDDSPSLSGAKKKLFHLDLFNLGNKFLHFLRKNTLTGSRKNIVEHYDLGNHFYKLFLDPTMTYSSAYFESLEETLEEAQTKKVDKLCQKLKLSPADHLLEIGSGWGFLSIHAAKNYGCRVTTITLSEEQYAFAKERIQKEGLSDKIEIRIQDYRKLEGQFSKIVSVEMLEAVGDAFYETFFQKCQDLLTRDGIMALQVITCPDSRFTSFKNGIDFIQKHIFPGSLLPSIGRMNQAINRTGDMYLFHLEDMGLSYAKTLRIWLKAFEENLTEVRNQGYSETFIRKWRYYLAYCAAAFQMRNISVIQSVYVRPNNLNI is encoded by the coding sequence TTGGAGAAATCACAGAACCAGTCCCTCTTACAAGACACGATTGATTCAGAACTTTTTACCGAATTAAAGAACAAGTCTACCGTCGAACAATTTCCTATTTACAGGAAGATATTTTTTAAAGCAATGAGTTCCATGAAGAGGGGATCCCTTCGAATGATCCTCCCTGATGGAGAACAAGTGATCATTGGAGATCCTAATGCTTCTGTAGATTCAAAATTTCATTCAGCACTTGTTCATGTAAAAAATCCAATTTTTTTCAAAAAATCAGTGTTATACGGTGACATTGGATTTTCAGAATCTTATTTAACGGGAGATTGGGACACCGACTCCATTGAAAATGTGATTTCATGGTTTATCTTAAATGTAGATGACAGTCCTAGCCTATCCGGTGCGAAGAAAAAACTATTTCACCTGGATTTGTTCAATTTAGGTAACAAATTCCTACATTTTCTAAGAAAAAACACATTAACGGGGAGTAGAAAAAATATAGTAGAACATTATGATTTAGGGAATCATTTTTATAAATTGTTTTTAGATCCGACTATGACTTATAGTTCTGCTTATTTTGAATCACTTGAAGAAACACTAGAAGAGGCTCAGACTAAGAAAGTAGATAAACTTTGTCAAAAATTAAAACTGAGTCCGGCGGATCATCTTTTGGAAATTGGAAGTGGTTGGGGTTTTTTATCAATTCATGCCGCAAAAAATTATGGATGTAGAGTCACAACCATAACCCTTTCTGAAGAACAATATGCTTTTGCTAAGGAAAGGATTCAGAAAGAAGGGCTGTCTGACAAAATAGAAATTAGGATTCAAGACTACCGCAAGTTAGAAGGACAGTTTTCTAAGATTGTTTCTGTGGAGATGTTAGAGGCAGTAGGAGATGCATTTTATGAAACCTTCTTTCAGAAATGCCAGGACCTTCTCACAAGAGATGGAATTATGGCTCTCCAAGTCATCACTTGTCCAGACTCTCGGTTTACATCTTTCAAAAATGGAATCGATTTCATTCAGAAACATATTTTCCCTGGTTCTCTTTTGCCTTCCATTGGGCGGATGAACCAAGCCATCAACCGCACGGGTGATATGTATCTATTTCATCTAGAAGATATGGGTCTTAGTTATGCGAAGACTTTACGGATTTGGTTAAAGGCATTTGAAGAAAATTTAACTGAGGTAAGAAACCAGGGTTACAGTGAAACTTTTATCAGAAAGTGGAGGTATTACTTGGCGTATTGTGCTGCTGCTTTCCAGATGAGAAATATCAGTGTCATCCAGTCGGTATATGTTAGACCAAACAATCTAAATATCTAA